The Flavobacterium sp. CBA20B-1 genome includes the window CCCGAAAATCACAAACAAAAGGCAACGACAATAAATCGGTAATCAAAGGTAAGTTACCTATTTGTAGCGTGATGCCCTTCTCGGGCTGATGCAAAACCGTGTGACCGTGCGATGAAATAAAATCCAGATCATTCAAATTATTATCCCTAATAAAATCGGCTAAAAATCCACCTAAAAAATGCGTATATTCTATATTTAAAAGATGTAAATCTGCTTCAGAAAGATGAAGGGCGTTTTGCAACTTATCTTGCCAAACCTTTGCATATGCTATGGTTTCGGCAGCTATTAAACGGAAACTCCAATCGGCATTTTGCTTTGTGAATTCCACAACAGCACAGTCAATTCCGTCTAACGAAGTACCCGACATTACACCAAGCACCTTAAATTTTTCTGTATTCATAAATTAAAAATAAATATAATTTTTGAAAAATTGGCAATATTCAATTATATTTGATGCGGAAATTAAATATGTTTATTAAAACAAAAATATAGATGGATTTTAAATTAACTGAAGAGCAATTAATGATTCAACAAGCTGCTCGTGATTTCGCTCAAACTGAATTATTACCTGGAGTTATTGAACGTGACGAGCACTCAAAATTTCCTGCTGAAGCAGTAAAAAAAATGGGTGAGCTTGGTTTTTTAGGAATGATGGTTGATCCAAAATATGGCGGTGCTGGTTTAGACAGTGTTTCGTATGTTTTGGCAATGGAAGAAATTGCTAAAGTTGATGCATCGGCAGCAGTGGTTATGTCTGTTAACAACTCGTTGGTTTGTGCAGGTATGGAAAAATACTGTTCTGAAGAGCAAAAACAAAAATATTTGGTGCCATTGGCATCAGGTGAAGTAATTGGTGCTTTTTGTTTATCGGAGCCAGAAGCTGGATCTGATGCTACCTCACAAAAAACAACAGCTGTTGACATGGGCGACCATTATTTGCTGAACGGTACAAAAAACTGGATCACAAACGGCGGAACAGCTTCTACTTATTTGGTGATTGCACACACACATCCTGAAAAAGGACATAAAGGAATCAACGCTTTTATTGTTGAAAAAGGATGGCCAGGTTTTGAAATTGGTCCAAAAGAAAAGAAAATGGGTATTCGTGGAAGCGACACACATTCTTTAATGTTTACTGATGTGAAAGTTCCGAAAGAAAACAGAATTGGCGAAGACGGTTTTGGTTTTGCTTTTGCAATGAACGTTTTAAACGGCGGACGTATTGGTATTGCATCGCAAGCTTTAGGTATTGCGCAAGGTGCTTACGAATTGTCTTTAAAATATGCTAAAGAGCGTAAAGCATTTAAAACCGAAATCATTAACCACCAAGCAATTGCTTTTAAATTGGCAGATATGGCGGTAAACATTACAGCAGCACGCATGTTGTGTTTGAAAGCTGCAGCTGAAAAAGACAACGGCGAAGATATTTCTATTTCTGGTGCTATGGCAAAATTGTTTGCATCACAAACAGCAATGGATACAACGGTGGAAGCAGTTCAAATTCACGGTGGTAACGGTTATGTAAGTGAATACCATGTAGAACGCATGATGCGCGATGCAAAAATCACACAGATTTACGAAGGAACTTCAGAAATCCAAAAAATTGTAATTTCAAGAGGAATTGCTAAATAAGCAACCTTAAATATATTGTAAAAAAGGCTATCGTTTCGATAGTCTTTTTTATTTTTATAAAAAATTTGCCCAATGACCACCGAACAAACCCTAAAAATCAAGCTAACGCTTGGATATATTTTGTTGATTTCGATATTTTCTGTCTCGATTCTTTATATTCTTAACGAGGTTAAAAACTTGAACGTTTCTAAAGACGATATTCTTTCAGAGAATACAAAAGTGATCCAATTAGGAACCATTGTAAGTGATTTATACGCTACGGAAAACACTGGTAGATTGGCATTGCTTTCCTACAGCAAAACAGATGCTGCCAAATACCACACGCAATTAGATTCGCTTATACAAAATATTGAAATGTTTAAACAAAACAACGTTCAAGATGAAAGCTTGCATCAAAAGCTAGATACGATTATTGATTTAATCAACCTTAAAAGTTTAACTTTTGATCAGGTTTTAGATGTGCAGTCGAAATATGCCCAGTTTAATGTATATGAAAATGCACTATCTGAAATTAAACAAATTCAAAAGCTAAAAGAAGAACAAACCATTAAAATTGATACCACTGTTGAACGACCTAATTTTTGGTCGCGCTTAAAAAACCGCTTTAAAGACAACGAAAAAGTGATAAAAGAAGTGCTTGTTGAAGAAAACGACAAACTGGCACAACAGCAAATAGAGCATCAAAGGAAAATAAACGCAGCCACAGAATCGGTACTTGACAAGGCAAAAAAAGAAGAAAACAAACTGCTGAAACAGTATTATTTAAAAGAAGAATTGCTCATAAAACGCAACAAAAAACTCACCGAAGAATTGCGCGAAATTTTGAACCAGGTAGAAAAAATCATTATTCAAAATTCGTCGATAAATTATGAATCTTCGAAGGAAAAAATAGACGCTGTTAGCAACAACATTGCAAAGATTGGAATTGTAATTTCGATAGTGGCCTTGGTTTTTGGATTTATTATATTGATTGATTTGAACAAATCGGCACGCAACAAGCAAAAATTAGAAAAGCTGAATGGCGATATGCAAGATTTAATCAAGCAAAAAAGTTTTTTTATGGCCACTATTTCACACGATATGGTGTCGCCCATTAATTCGCTATTGGGATTTTCGGCTTTATTGCAAAATTCATTAAAAACCCCTAAACAAAAAGAATTTCTTAAAAACATTATTCATTCCACTAAATACATCAAAAAAATGGTGGACGATTTATCGCTTTTTTCCAATTTGGAATTCAACAAAATAAAGTTAAAGAAAGGGAAATTTAATTTCAATGAATTGCTTCAAAACATTTGTAACAACCTAAAAAACAGTGCCGAACGCAAAAAAATAGATTTAATTTTTAATATCGATGAGCAATTGAACACGGCTTTCTATTCCGATTCTTTTAGAATACAACAAATTCTCACCAATGTTATTTCGAATGCTATAAAATTCACGCATCACGGCAGTGTAACTGTTGATGCCACCTTGGAAAACAATATTGCTAAATTTAAAATTACCGATACTGGAATTGGTATAAAAACCGAAAACAAAGACGATTTGTTTGTAGAATTTATGCAAGCCCATGACAATTCAGAGAACAATTACGGCGGTTCTGGCTTGGGGTTAAACATCACCAAACGCTTGGTAAACTTGCTAAAAGGGGCTATTTCGTTTGAAAGCGAGTATAATAAAGGAACCGTTTTTTATATTGATATTCCTTTGGAATTGTTTGAAGAAAGTAAAGAAGTGAAAACCGTTAACGAGATTGAATACGACAATGCCAAAAAATTAGAAAATAAAAAGATTTTAGTGATTGATGACGATCCGCTGCAGTTAAAATTAATCGAAGAGATTTTCAGCAATAAAGTGAAAAAACTCACTACGATTGAAAACGGAAAATTGGCTAAAAAAATATTACAAGAAGAACAATATCAGTTGATAATAACCGATATGCAAATGCCTTTTTACAGCGGCATTAAAGTGATTGAAGATATTCGCTCGTTAGAAAATTATAAAGATATTCCTGTGATTGCGCTTACTGGAAAAATTGATTTTGACGAACATGAATATCAAAAACTGGGTTTTAATTTTTACATGAAAAAACCTTTAAATATCAACACGCTTTATAATGTGATTTATAAAATGTTGCGTATTAAAAATAAACGTTCACAGACTGTTACCAACAAAAATTCTTCTACGATGACCTTAAAAAACGAGTTGTTTGATTTAACGGATTTATTTACGCTGTTAGAAAACGACAAAAACGCTGCCCAACAAATTCTAAATGCCTTTTTTGAAAGTTATAAAACCGATATAGAGAAGATTCAACGTGCTTTTGAAGCAAGTGATTTAGAAACGGTGAAACTAACTGCTCACAAAATGCTGCCTATGTTTAGGCAATTAAAAATAGCACAAATTGTAAACCGTCTTCTTCTTTTAGAGCAAAAAACGGAGGAATTATCGATTGATGAAATGGCCAATCAAATTGAAGCGATTCGGACTGAAACGCCTGCTATTTTAAATGAAATTGCAGCGGTTATTGCTTAATGATGGTGGTTTTAAAAGATTTTTATGTGGTTTAAATTTTAACAGTTTATTGTTCTAAAAATAAGTTACATTTGTTCTTTTAATTTGAAATTATGCAATACGTATATTTAGCTATGGCGGCGATTGTGCTGGTTTTATTTGGCTACAAAAAACTTACTGCTGCTAAAAAAACAGATGAATATCTTCCGAAGAACGAGAAGAAATAAATATTTTTTAGCAAATATTGGTATAACCTTGAAATGTTTCATCTATTTCAAGGTTTTCTTTTTTTCTGAATTGTTTCTTTGTACTGGGGATTTGCAATAGGGATTGAGCGATTGTTGGAGCTCTTTGTTTTTTGCAAAAAAACAAAAGCGACTCGCGAAAGCCCGGCCCTGGAAGGGATTGCCCTAATTATTATCATAAAAAAAATCCATCGGTGTTAAGGATGGATTTCTGAAGGTTTTTTGTTATTGTTTTTTAAAGCGGTATTGTACGCCTAGACCAACGTTTAAGTAGCTTCCTGATCCTTGATTTATAGCTGAACCATCAAAACCGTAATCTTGGCTGAATTGGTTTACGAAAGTGGCATCGATAAATACGGCAAATTGTGAATTGAAGTTGTATTTTGGCATGATTCCGATTTGTGCAACTCCTACCATGTCTTTTCCGCTTCCTTGCTCGCTTTTTCCTGATGTGGCACCAAAACCGGCGTGTGCGGTTACGTCAAAGGGTTGCATCATTCCGTTTACAGCTGTAAAAATGTTGTAGGTAGCTTCTAAGGTTAATTTACTGTAGCTTACACCTAAATTGTCGAAATCTTTGTGCTTAAAGTTGGAGTTTGCAAATGTTCCGCGAACGCCCCACACCTCGTCTATATGGTAAGTTAGACCTGCTTGGATAAAGTTGAACCCGCTGTAGTCGCTGGTTGTTATTCCTTCGTTTGGACTTAAAGCGTTGTTTAAACCGTACTGGGCTTCGATGCTTAGGTTGTCGAAAACGCTAACAGGTGCATTTGACTGTGCATTGACCTGACTTACAGCCAAAAGGCATGTTGCTATTAAAACACTTTTAAATGTCTTTTTCATAAAATTTTGTTTTGTTTTTGTTTTAAAACGTGCAATTTACGGTTTTAGTATAAACAATTATAATTTTTTTGATGGATATTTGTTGTTTTTTTAGCGAATATGTAATTGCGGTTTTTTAAAACTTCCCAACTTTTGTGATGGTTTATGGTTAATAAAAAAACTATTTAGTGTGTTAATAATCTTCAGACAACTCCACTTTTGTACCATCTTCACGCGTTATAGATGCTGATATTTTAGTGATTTTGAATTGTTCATCTTCGATTTTTTTAATTTCTTTTACGTCGTTGAAGATAGATGTCACTGTTTCTAAATCTTTTTTAATTTGTTTTAACTTTTCTATTTCTTTTTTTCGCTCGTTTAGCTTTTGTT containing:
- a CDS encoding acyl-CoA dehydrogenase translates to MDFKLTEEQLMIQQAARDFAQTELLPGVIERDEHSKFPAEAVKKMGELGFLGMMVDPKYGGAGLDSVSYVLAMEEIAKVDASAAVVMSVNNSLVCAGMEKYCSEEQKQKYLVPLASGEVIGAFCLSEPEAGSDATSQKTTAVDMGDHYLLNGTKNWITNGGTASTYLVIAHTHPEKGHKGINAFIVEKGWPGFEIGPKEKKMGIRGSDTHSLMFTDVKVPKENRIGEDGFGFAFAMNVLNGGRIGIASQALGIAQGAYELSLKYAKERKAFKTEIINHQAIAFKLADMAVNITAARMLCLKAAAEKDNGEDISISGAMAKLFASQTAMDTTVEAVQIHGGNGYVSEYHVERMMRDAKITQIYEGTSEIQKIVISRGIAK
- a CDS encoding hybrid sensor histidine kinase/response regulator — protein: MTTEQTLKIKLTLGYILLISIFSVSILYILNEVKNLNVSKDDILSENTKVIQLGTIVSDLYATENTGRLALLSYSKTDAAKYHTQLDSLIQNIEMFKQNNVQDESLHQKLDTIIDLINLKSLTFDQVLDVQSKYAQFNVYENALSEIKQIQKLKEEQTIKIDTTVERPNFWSRLKNRFKDNEKVIKEVLVEENDKLAQQQIEHQRKINAATESVLDKAKKEENKLLKQYYLKEELLIKRNKKLTEELREILNQVEKIIIQNSSINYESSKEKIDAVSNNIAKIGIVISIVALVFGFIILIDLNKSARNKQKLEKLNGDMQDLIKQKSFFMATISHDMVSPINSLLGFSALLQNSLKTPKQKEFLKNIIHSTKYIKKMVDDLSLFSNLEFNKIKLKKGKFNFNELLQNICNNLKNSAERKKIDLIFNIDEQLNTAFYSDSFRIQQILTNVISNAIKFTHHGSVTVDATLENNIAKFKITDTGIGIKTENKDDLFVEFMQAHDNSENNYGGSGLGLNITKRLVNLLKGAISFESEYNKGTVFYIDIPLELFEESKEVKTVNEIEYDNAKKLENKKILVIDDDPLQLKLIEEIFSNKVKKLTTIENGKLAKKILQEEQYQLIITDMQMPFYSGIKVIEDIRSLENYKDIPVIALTGKIDFDEHEYQKLGFNFYMKKPLNINTLYNVIYKMLRIKNKRSQTVTNKNSSTMTLKNELFDLTDLFTLLENDKNAAQQILNAFFESYKTDIEKIQRAFEASDLETVKLTAHKMLPMFRQLKIAQIVNRLLLLEQKTEELSIDEMANQIEAIRTETPAILNEIAAVIA
- a CDS encoding porin family protein; the encoded protein is MKKTFKSVLIATCLLAVSQVNAQSNAPVSVFDNLSIEAQYGLNNALSPNEGITTSDYSGFNFIQAGLTYHIDEVWGVRGTFANSNFKHKDFDNLGVSYSKLTLEATYNIFTAVNGMMQPFDVTAHAGFGATSGKSEQGSGKDMVGVAQIGIMPKYNFNSQFAVFIDATFVNQFSQDYGFDGSAINQGSGSYLNVGLGVQYRFKKQ